The Pyxidicoccus sp. MSG2 DNA segment CTTGCCCAGCATTCGTGCCGGGCGGTGGCACGCCCGGCAGGACGCTTCATTGTTTGAAACACCGCACTGCACATTGCCGATTCCCGATCCACCTCCCACCTTCTGCCAACGGCGCGTCCGGCGATCGGGCCGCGGGGGAGGCACGGCGTGGCGCAGTCGGCGAAGAGTTGGCTCCGGGTCCTGGCACCGATGCTCGTCTCGGTGGGAGGCCTGGTGATGCTCCGGCTCCTCGGGCCGGACTTCATCGACCAGAAGCGCATCGCCTCCGTCCTGGAGCCGTTTGGCGACGCAGCTCCCCTGGCCTACGTCGCCTTTCTCGCGATCCGCCCGGTGACGCTGCTGCCCGGTCAGCTCCTGACCGCGGTGGGCGGGATGATGTTCGGGACGCTCGCAGCGACCCTCTATTCACTAACGGGCAGCTTCCTGTCTGCCATGTTGCTCTTCGGGGTGGCGCGCAAGCTGGGCACCCGGCCGATGAAGCGCCTGGCTGGCGGCAAATATCCGGCGCTGGTGCGGGCCGCGAGGCGGCACGACTTCCTCTTCGCGCTGATGGCGTGCATCAACCCGCTGTGCCCCACGGACGTCATGCTGGTGGCGGCGGCGGCCAGCGGCGCGCGGCTGTGGCCCCTGCTCGCCGGCGTCATGCTGGGCACCATTCCCGGCACCTTCCTCACCGCGCAGTTCGGCAGTGGACTGGCGCAGGGCCGCACGGTGATGACGGCCGTCTCGGCGGTGGGGCTGGTGGTGTCGCTGGTGCTGGGAGTGTTCATCGGCAGGCGCTTCTACAAGGAAATCAACGACGCGCCGGAAGAGGACCCGGACGCGCCGGCCCACGCCGCGTCGGGTGCCGCCCAGGACGACAGTCCCGGGACACCGGTGCGCCCGGGGCATTCGAAGCAGGATGGCGTACCCGCCACCTGGTAGGGCCCCGGCTCATCTCGTTGGACGCGCCTGACGGCTGAAAGGTTCCCGACTACGCGCGGCCCCCGGGTCGCAGCTCCTCCGACAGCAGGTGCAGGAGCGCCTGCACGCGAGGCACGGACTGCCTCCCGGGGAGGCACAACGCATGGACGGGAGGCCCCTCGGCGGAGTGCTCCGCGAGCACCTCCACCAGCCGCCCGTCCCGCGCGCGCTCATCGAGCATGAAGTCCAGCACCTGGCACAGGCCGGCTCCGGCCGCGGCGAGGTCCAGCAGCGCGGGGCCGTGATTCACGTCCATGGCCAGGTGCGTCCGCACGACTTCCGGCGGGCCTCCGGGTGCGCGGCGGAAGACCCACTCGCGCGCCAGGCCGCGCGGATCCACGAACTTCAGGCACGGGTGGCGCGCCAGGTCCTCCGGATGCGTCGGGGTGCCATGACGCGCGAGGTGCGCGGGCGCGACCAGCGTCACCCAGCGCGTGGACAAGAGCCGCCGCGCCACGAGGCTGGAGTCCTCCAACCCGCCCACGCGGATGGCCACGTCGATGTGCTCGTCCACCATGCGGCTGAAGCGATCATCCAGGCGGACGTGGAGCGTGAGCTGCGGGTAGCGGGCCTGGAGTCGCGCGAGCCGGGGCAGCACCACCGGCGCCAGGATGTGCGTCAGCGTCACCGTGAGCGGCCCCCGGGGGGCCTGCTGCGCCCGGGCCACCGTCTCCCTCGCCGCCCGCACCTGCGCCACCGCCTCGCGGGCGCGCTCGAGGAACTCCGCGCCCTCGGGCGTGAGGGCCACCTGCCGGGACGTGCGCTCCAGCAGCCTCGCACCCACGTCCTCCTCCAGCTTCCGCACCGCCTTGCTCACCGCCGCCGTGGTGACGCCGAGCCGCTCCGCCGCCTTCCGGAAGCTGCGCTCCTCGGCCACGTGGAGGAATGGGAGGATGCCCGCGAACAGGTCCATGGGCCGGATTGTCAACCTGGAGTTGATGATGGTTCAACTCCCGCGTGCTCGATGCGCGCCGGGTTGACGGTTAGGTTGGCCCCAACCACGAAGCAGGAGGACCTCATGAAGATTGCCATCCTGGGCACGGGCATCGTCGGCGAGACGCTGGGCAGCAAGCTGGTGGAGGTGGGCCACGAGGTGCGCATGGGCTCGCGCACGGCGAACCACGAGAAGGCGGTGGCGTGGACGAAGAAGGCCGGGGCCCGCGCGTCGCAGGGCACCTTCGCGGACGCGGCGGCCTTCGCGGAGCTGGTCTTCAACTGCACCTCCGGCACGGCCTCGCTGGAAGCGCTGAAGCTGGCGGGCGAGAAGAACCTGAACGGCAAGGTGCTGGTGGACGTGGCCAACCCGCTCGACTTCTCCAAGGGCTTCCCGCCCACCCTCTCCGTCTGCAACACGGACTCGCTGGGCGAGCAGCTCCAGCGCGCCTTCCCGGACGTGAAGGTGGTCAAGAGCCTCAACACCGTCACCGCCAGCGTCATGGTGAATCCGGCGAAGCTGCCCGCGCCGACGGACATCTTCGTCGCCGGCAACGACGCGGGGGCGAAGAAGCAGGTGACGCAGCTTCTCACCGAGGGCTTCGGCTGGAAGCGCGTCGTGGACCTGGGGGACATCACCGCGTCTCGCGCCACCGAGGGCCACATGTTCATGTGGCTCCGGCTCTACGGGGCGTTCGGCAACGCGGACTTCAACGTGCAGATCGTCCGGGCCTGAGCAGCGTCAGCTTTACGGAGTCCGCAACATCCGCCACGCCGTCAGGGCTCCCGCCGCGGAGACGAAGGCGCCCACCGCGGCGCCGGTGAAGTCCACCGCGAACTGCAGCGTACCCAGCACCAGCCCCAGCGCCGCGACGGCGGCGAAGCCACGGCGGACCCACGGCCGGGCCTTCCGGCCCCGGCCCAGGGTGACAGCGGAGACCCAACCCAGGCCGTTGGCCAGGAGCAGGCCCGAGGCCACGAACTCCGGGCCCAGTGCCCGGAACGCGAGCTCCAGTCCGGTGCGAGGCCTCGGCGCCTGGCCCGCCAGGGCCTCGGCGGAAGGGGGCCAGTGCCGCCCGGGCTCGTGTCCCATCGTCACGAAGGAGAGCTGCAGCAGGGCCGCGAAGAAGAGCGTGGCGGTGAGCGCCAGCCACGGCACCGGCAGCGACCAGAGCTCCCACCTGCGCATGGCGACCAGCCGCTCCGGAGGCACGCGCAGCGCGTGGGGGTAGCCCAGGTTCAGCAGGGTCCGCGTGGCCACGATGCTGGGCTGCTCCCCGACCTCGTCCATGAGCCCATCCAGGGCACCCGCCTCCAGCAGTCGCTGGAGCCCGGCCGAGGTCTCCTCCGTCCCCGCCTCCGCGGGCAGTCGCTCGATGAGCGCATTGATGGCCCCGGCCATGCCGGGCCGGCGCAGGTCCGGCGCCGTCGACGCCTCACGGGCGAGCGAGGTGATGAGGCCCATCAAGCCGCCGTGCGACGCTTCGACCTCGGACGCGGAACGCATGAACCGTGAGCGGCCCCCTCGCGCCGGGAGCGGCGCACCGCGCCATCCTACCGGGGCGCAACCACCCTCGCGCAACGCCGGTGCCCGGACCCTGGTGGAAACGCGGCGGGCCGGAGAACATCCCAGGGGCGACCGCCATGTCCCAGCCCCTCTGCGCCTACGAGACGCCCGACAGTCCCCACGCCCGGCCCCCGGGCATCGAGCGCTTCTTCATCCACGGCCGCCGCTTCGCCGCGGACATGCACGACCACCCCGTCTGGGAGATTGGCCTCCTGGAGGCCGGCGTCGTCACCACGGAGACGGACTCACGCCTGTACACGCAGGGCGCGGGCTCACATGGCGCCCTCTTCTTCGTCCCTCCTGGAGCGCCGCACGCGGCCTCGGCGGATCCGCGCCACCTGCCCATGCTGCGCAGCCTGCACCTGGAGCCCCGCGTCGTCACCCGGGCGCTGGAGGGCCTCTCCCGCATTCCCCTGCGGTTGCCCTCCGAAGTCACGGCCCTGGAGGACGCCCGCGCCGCGCACAGCTTCCTGCGCTTCCACCAGCGCCTGGGCGAAGGCGCGTCCGCGCTCGAGTGGGAGACGTGGCTGGTGGAGGCGCTGGTGGACCTCTTCGTCCTGCATGACGGAGAGGCCGTGCTCTATCCCGTGGGCCTGGAGGCCCGGGCCGTGCGCCGCGCCCGCGAGTACCTGCACGCCCACGCCAACGAGCGCGTATCTCTGGAGGACCTGTCCGGCGCAGTGGGGCTGAGCAAGTACCACCTGGCTCGCGTCTTCGCGCGGGAGACGGGCCTGCCGCCGCATACGTACGTGCAGCGGCTGCGGCTCGCGCGCGCCCTGCCCCTCCTGCGTCAGGGAGCGCCCGCGGGAGAGGTTGCATACGAACTGGGCTTCGCCGACCAGGCCCACTTCGCGCGCACCTTCAAGGACTCGTACGGCCTGACGCCCCGGGCCTATGCACGAGGCGCCTGAGCCTCGCGAAAACGAGGCAGCAAGATTCTTCAATAACGCCCGCGCCCCCGCTGACACCTTGCCTCCCGTTCGCTCATGAACGCGGAGGCAGACCATGAAGGCATCGAGTGTGAGCATCCTGGGCAGTGCGCTGTGCATCCTGGCGTGTGGCGGAGTCCTCGGGTGCTCGGAAAAGGAAGAGCCGCAGCCCACGCCGTCGCGCGACGGGGTGACGGAGATTGTGCTGCCGGGCAATGACTTCTACCCGGAGGGCATCGCCGCCAGCGCGGACAACACCCTCTACGTGGGCAGCCTGATGACGGGCCAGATTGTCCGCGTGCGCCCGGGCAGCAGCGAGGCGGAGGAGTTCGTCGCCCCGCGCTCCATCGTCACCGGCACCGTGGGCCTGCACGTGCAGGAGGACAAGCAGTACCTGTGGCTGTGCAGCAACGTCTTCGGCACCTCCAACGCGCCGGAGCTCATCGCCGTGAGCCTGTCCACGGGACAGGCCGTCCACCGGCACGTCTTCCCCGCGCAGGAGGGCGCCGGCTCCGGTTTCTGCAACGAGATTGCGCAGGACAAGGCCGGCAACCTCTACGCGACGGACAGCTTCCTCGGGCGCATCGTCCGCGTGCCCTCGGGGAAGCTGGACACCGACAACCCGGCGGAGGTCTGGGCTCGCTCCGATGCCTTCTATGGGCCGCAGGGACAGTTCGGCCTCAACGGGCTCACCTACGACGGAGCGTCCACGCTCTACGCGGTGAAGACGGCGGACGGGAAGCTGTTCCGCATCCCCATCGGCGCGGGCGGTGCGGCGGGCACCGTGCAGGAGGTGGTGCTGGACCGGCCGCTGGCGGGGCCGGATGGGCTGAAGTACTCCGCGTCGGCGGGGCTCGTGGTGTCCGAGCAGTACGCCACGGCCGTGTCGCGCATCGCCCTGTCGACGGACGGACGCGGCACGGTGACGAAGCTCCTGGAAGGGCTCAAGGACCCCACCTCCGTGGAGCTGGCCGAGGGCAGCGCGTGGGTTTCCGAGAGCCAGCTGACGCACCTCACCAGCGCCAACCCGCCGCCGCTGACGCTGCCCTTCTACGTCCGCCGCGTGTCCCTGCCCCAGCAGTAACGGAGACGGCTACGCATGCAGCGGGGGCACCGAGTACGGCCCCGGCTGCTGGGGCGCTCGCTCGCCCGGGCCCACACCCGTGGGCTGCATGGCGGAGCGGGCCATCTCCTCGCCGTGCCGCATGCGCATGCGAATCATCTCCGGCGAGAAGTCGAGCGTGTTCCCCAGCGGCTTCGCCGGCTCGATGACGGTGATGCGGCAGTACCGGTAGGGCGTGCCGTCGGGACGGCGCAGCGACACGCCCTCGTCGTACGCCTGGCGGACGATGTCGTTGATGCGGATGAAGGTCTCCACGTCGTTGAGGAGGATCTCGTTGATGGTGATGTCGGTGAGGGCGCGCACGGCCACATCGAGGATGTTGTTCGGGGCCTTCGCCGGCTCGACCTTCTGCGAGGAGCAGGAGATGACGACGATCTCCGTCGGGCCGTACTCCAGCGCGTCTCCCAGCGGCGTGACGTTGCGCAGGCCGCCGTCGACGAGGTAGGTGGAGCCGATGGGCTCCCAGATGACGGGCATGGTGGCGCTCTGCCACACGGCGTCCAGGAAGTCCTTCGCGTCACTGGAGACCAACTCGTACAGCCCGGACGTCAGCGACACGCGGCCCACGTGCGCGGGCACCACGTAGGGGCGACCCGTGGCGTTCTTCAGGATGAAGTCCCGCAGCGGCGTGCCGTCGTACAGCCCCAGCTTGCGCAGCAGCCCGATGCGGATCGCGATGACGGCCCAGGGAAACCGCCGGTACACGTCCGACTCGCGGATGTTGAGCCAGATGTCGTTCAGCTCCTTGTAGGCCTGCTGCGCCACCAGCGTGGCGTTGAGCGCGCCGACGGAGACGCCGAAGACGCGCTCCCACTGGAAGCCATGCACCTCGCGCAGGACGCGCTCGGCCCCCACCTGGAAGGCGCCCTTCGCGCCACCACCTGAGAGCACCAGCGTTGCGGGACGGTCCGTCATGGCCATGTGACACCTCCAACGAGTGGAGAAGGGATAGGCGCGGGGCGCGGGCGCGGAAATCGCCCCCGGGCGCGGCCTCGTGTCCACCGCGAACCAGGCGCCCCTCCCGGGGGCCCGGGGGTGCGATGCTGCGCGAGTCAGGACGGCCCCGACCGGACGTCCTGTCCGGCCGGTGGTGCCCCCCATGCGCGACGACGACGACCTTCACCAGCAGCGACACGGAGCACGGCCGGACGACCTCGCGTCCCTCCGGCGCCTGGATGCCGCGATGGTGCGCGCCGGCTTCCGGGTAGCGGGCAAGACGGTGCGCGAGTGGGTGGCCGACTTCGCCCGCGTGCGCGCGCGGTGGTTCGACAACGGCGAGGCCGTGAGCCACGTCATCGCAGCGGGCCTGGGCGCGGTGCCGGTGCTCGTGGACACCCTTCGGGCGAAGCGGCTGGACGTCCCTCCGAAAGCGGACTCGAGCGTCCGCGCGCAGTGCATCGAGGCTCTCGGGAGCATCGAGCCTCTGCCCACGTGCGCCATCCCCGCGCTCCTCGAGACACTGCGCACGCCGAGCGCCCGCGTGCGGTGGATGGTGCTCGCGGTGCTGGAGCGGATGCGCCCTCGGCCCACCGCCGCCGTCATCCGGGCCCTCCTCCCCTGCCTCCAGGACAAGCACGACGCGCAGTCGCGGAGCAGGGCCGCGCGGGTGCTGGCGCAAGTGGATGGAGCCCTCCCGGCGGAGGTCCGTCGCGCCGCGATGGCCCGCCTGATGGACTCCGACCGGAGCGTGCGCCGCCAGGCCCTCCAGGTGCTCGGCCGCTTCCCCGGAGACGCGGAGGTGCTCACCGCGCTGGAGGAGCAGGCCCTCCTGGATGACGTCAACCGCCTCGAGGCCCTGCGCATCCTCGCGGACCTGGAGCCTTCCCGAGCGTTCCCGCTGCTGCTGGACGTGGCGCGCAGGGCGGCGGAGGACCGGCCCGGGGACCAGCGCCTGGGTCAGATGGATGCCTTCGTCACGGTGCTGGCGCGGCGCGAGGAGGGCATGCGGGCGCTGCTCCTCATCGCCCGGCTGGGCGAGCGGGCCGTGTCCACGCTCCCGGAGCTCGTCGGATTGCGTTCGCTCACACCGATGGCGACCTACGCGAACGCGGCCATCGACGACCTCGCGAGAGACGTGCTCCGCCGCCGCGCTCCACCCCTCGCGCCCGAGCGGTTCCACGGCGCGCACGTCACCGCCCTGCTCCGGGATGTGCCACCCCCACGGGAGCCCGACGAAACCCCGGGGAAGGCGCTGGCGCGCTGGGCGGAGGACCTGCGGGAGCAGGGCCCCGACCTGATTGTCCGCGTCGCCCTGGCTGCCGCGCGACGGGTGCTGGGGCTGTGGGAATACCAGCAGCCGAACACCGAGGGAGTCCGGCGCGCCGTCATGGCCATGGACCGCTGGGTGTGCCAGCCCGCCGAGGCGCTCGTCCAGGACGCCCGGCTCGCGGGGTACACCGTCCCCAGTCAGTTCTCGTCGCCAGACGCGTTCTCCGCGGCCTGGTCGGTGACGTATGCCACGCGGTGCCTTCCCTCGGACGCGCCCGGGGATGCACAGCGGGAAGAGAACGAGGGCGACGCGCTCGGCGCATGTGTCAACGCCGCGTGCCGCGCCCTGAGCCGCCAGTCCGTCATCACCTGGGCCCTGGGCTCCAGCGAGGAGTCCCCCACACCGCTCCAACCCCGACAGGCGGCACAGGAGGTCCGGCGAGCCATCCTGGACGAGGTGCTCCCGTGGGCGCTGGGCACCTGGGACCCGGTCAAGGACGTCGTCCGGCTCGCGGACACACTGCGGGCCGGCGGCGCCCCCTGACTCAGCACCGGGCGGGCCTTGGGAGGAACGATGTGTCGCGTGGCCCGGCCCCCGCACTCGCTGCTGCTGGTCGGGGAGCCCTGCGACGGCTAGCGTGCGCGCTCAATGAAGTCCGCGCGTTCACCGCTGAGCATCCACCGCAACTCCCCCTGGGTCGTCGTGGGGGCCTTTTTCTTCTTCCTCTCCCTTTCGGCGGTCTACGCCTTCATCACGTTTCGGACTCCCTCGACGTGGCTCGAGGTCATCATCTCGGTAGGAGTGGCCGCCGTCGTGTGGGGAGGCTTCTTCGCCGTGCTCGTGCGCTTCCGTCAGGAGTGGGTGGAGTTGCACGCGGACGGCCTCGTCCACCACAAGCGGGACGGCGAGGTGCGACTGCCCTGGGAGCAGGTCACCCAGTACAAGGTGGACCTGTTGGAGAATCCCCATGCGGGAGGCAAGGTGCTCCAGTCCATCTGGTCGCGGCTGGCGGAGAACGGCAAGCGTCGCTTCTCCGGGGGGCCTTCCCTGACGTCGCTGACGCTGTACGGCCAGGACGGAGACGCCATCACGTTGCAGCCCCGGCTGCTCGGCTTCTTCGTCCTCGCGGAGAAGTCGCTGGACCGCGTCGACGCGGTGCTCACCCTGCGCCATGACGCGCAGCTGCGCGACGGTCGGCCGGTGGCGTTCGGCGAGGAGGTCCTCCTCACGGCGCAGGGGCTGTCGGTCCGCGGGGAGCTCCTGCCGCTGGCGGAGATTGCGCAGGTGCACGCCATTGACGGGCAGGCGCGGGTGCAGCGGCGCAGCGGCGGCTGGGTGGACCTGGGCCGCATTCCCAATGCCTACGCGCTGATGTCCACGCTGCGCGCCCTGCGCACGAGCAACCGGACCAAGACGTCTCCGGGCCTGCGCGGGTAGCGGCTTCCCGCGACGTCGTAAGGCTTCCTCCGGCGCTCCGCTTCGACGATGCTCCGGCCCCTCTCTGGAGGCCTCATGACGCGGACCCTCGGCGGTGTGGTGGCGGTGCTGCTCTCGTTGCTCGCGACACCCGTGTGGGCCCAGGACGCCGCGGCGGGCGGCGCTCCGGCGGACGTGGAGGCGACGCACAACGCGCTGCGCGCCCTCAAGCAGGACATGGAGGACGCGCTCAACACGCAGGACGTGGACCGGCTGGTGAAGCACCTGACCCCGGACGTCGTCTTCACCACCATGAACAACGACGTGCGCGTGGGCAAGGACGCCATCCGCGCCTACTACGACGAGATGATGCGCGGGCCGAACCGCGTCGTGGAGAAGCTCACCGCGAAGTTCGAGGTGGATGACCTCACCCACCTCTACGGCAACACGGGCGTCGCCTGGGGCTCGTCGAAGGACCACTACGTGCTCACGGACGGCACGGACATCGTCATCGACAGCCGGTGGACGTGCACCCTGGTGCGCCAGGGCGACCAGTGGCTGATTTCCGCCTTCCACTACTCCACCAACGTGTTCGACAACCCGCTGCTCTCGAAGCTGAAGTACTACGGGGCCATCTTCATCTCCGTCGCGACGCTCGGTGCGCTCCTGGCGGGCTTCGTCATCGGCCGGACACGGCGCCCGAAGGCCACGGCTTGACCTCGGCCGGCTCGCGGAGGAACGGCAGGCGGCGTGGCAGCCGCCTCGCCCGGAAGCCCTCGATGGAGCGGTGAAACAGGCGCAATAGCGGCATCCCGGTGCGCCCTTCGAGGGCGGACAGCTCCTCGGCGGAGCGCTCCAACAACACACGGGCGCGGCCGTACTCCGCGACCACCCAGGCCCGCCCCGCGTTCGAGCCCAGCAGGGCGTCGTAATCACCCGGTTCCGCGCCCTCTCCCCTCACCTCTTCCGCGACCTCGGCCGGCACGTTGTAGAGCCCCGCTTCCAGGTCCTCGCGCAGGTCGCGCAGGGTGGAGCACCAGCCGAACGCGTCGATGAGCGACGGCACGTCCGAGGCGCGCACGTCGGCGCTGGCCACATGCAGCATCAGGTCCACCGACAGCCGGAAGGTGTCCCGGTGCTGCGCGAGCAGCGCGTCGGCGGACAGCCACCGCCGCGCGCGCACCCGCTCCCGGTCCCTTCGCATGGTGCGCATGAGCGCGAAGACGTGCGCCCGCGCCTCCGGAGCCTCCAGGCTGTCGAGCAGCTCGCGCCCGAGCGTGGCCGCCGTCCCGGTGTCCTTCCCCTGCCCCGTCTCCAGCTCCGCGAGCAGCGCGTCCACCCAGTCGAGTGGCTCGCCCTTCACGGCCCGGTCTCCGTCCAGCACGTCGTCCACGAGCTGGAGGAAGCAGAATCCCACCCGGGCCACGCGGGCCTGACGCCGCCAGCGGCCCAGCGAGTAGCGATAGAGCACCAGACCGATCAGCGCATAGCGCAGGTGCCTGCGGGAGAAGCGGAACAGCTCGCGGGCACAGAGCGCCTCCACGCGGAGCGCGGCCAGGAAGTCTTCACGGCGGGCCCGGGGGGCGACGAACCGCCACGTGCCCCAGGCGAGCAGCGCGCCCGCCACCACGTCCACCACGTGGTGCTCGTGGATGAGCAGTGTCGACGCGGCGATGGCCGTGGCCCAGAGGCCCCAAAGCGCCCGCGCCCACCCGCCCGAGCGCTCCGCGTACGCCAGCGCGGCCGTGCACGCGAAGGCGACGTGGAGCGACGGCAGGTAGTTGCGCTCCAGGTTCAGGGTGTCGGCCACGAAGAAGATGTCGGCCCAACCGCCCTGCACGACGCGCGTGGGCCAGGCGACCTCCACGGGCAGCACCAGGTAGCCCACCGCGCCCACCACCGTCTCCGCGCAGAGCGCGAGCGCGAAGGGCACCATGTCCCTCCAGGTGCGGAAGACGAACAGGGACAGCAGCAGCAGCACGTCCATGCTCACGTAGACCGCTGCCCACGCTGGGACGAACGGGATGTGCCGCTCGAAGGGCAGGTCCACGCGAAGGCCGCCGGAGTAGAAACCCGTCACCCAGCTCGCGCCGCCGTACACGGCGAGGAAGAACAGCGCGAAGCCGAGCGCGAGCGAGCCCGTGAGCAGCAACTCCCCGCGCCGGGGCAGACCGAACAACGCCGGACGCCCGCTCATCGCGCCTCCACGGTGAGGGGCAGTGGCTCCTCGCGCGGCTGCGTACCGAACGATGCGGGCCCGCTCGTCGCATCCTCCACGGTGGCGGGCAGCGGTCGGGGCCCACGCCACATGGACAACCAGACGCGCAGGAACGACGGCCGGGGAGCGCTCGAATCCACGAAGCGGCCCAGGTGGAGCCAGGGCACGTGCGGGTGTCGGTGATGCGCGCGGTGGTAGTGGTAGTTGAGGAACAGCCAGCGCACGGGCGCGGCCACGCGCAGATCCCACGCCCCGTCGCGCACGTGTAGCGGAGACCACGCATGGTCCGCGTACTGCAACCCGCTCCAGTTGACGGCGAAGGCCGCGTAGCACAGCGCCTGGCCCGTCACGGTCAGGTCCAGTGCAGAGACGAGCCCGGCCTGCACCGCCACTGCCAGCAACACCTCCCACCGGATGGCCGCCCCCGGGGCGACCTCCAGCCGGCCCAGGTACGCATCCGCGCCCGTCTGCTCCCCATAGTGCGTACCCGTGCCGCGCAGTCGGTGCAGCAACCCGGGGATGAGGGCGAAGGCCACCGCGCCCACCGGCACGAAGAGCCAGTAGAGGCCACTGAGGATGGAGTACCACTGCGCGCGCTTGAGGAAGCGGTTGTCCCCGGGCCGGAAGTAGTCGAACTGCTCCAGCCGCGTCCGGTTGTGGCGGTGGTGGTTGAGGTGGAAGGCGCGCTGCATGGTGAAGGACGTGGGGAACAGCGTCGCCGCCACGCGCCCGAGCCCATCATTCACGCGGCGCGACGGGTGCAGCACCCCATGCGTCGCCTCGTGCAGCAGCGAGAAGACGGTGTTGTTCACGAACGAGAACACCCCCGCCGCCATGAGCCGCACGGCCCATGCGTCCGCATGAGAGGCCAGCCAGAGACACCCGGCGCACGCGGTCATCGCGGAGGCCAGGAGCACGACATTGAGGGTGGCCGGGATGGGCGTGTCCCTACCCTCGCTCGTCATCGCGGTCCTCGGGCAGGCTGGCGGTGAAGGCCATCAACTGGCGCAGGATCGGGTCCTCCGCGGCGCCGGCCGGGTTGAAGCGCATGCCGTGGAGCACGGACAGGTCCCTGCGCAGGAACGACGTGAAGAGCCACCGGGACACCGCGAGCGACAGCCGCTCCAGGCCCGGGATGCGGCCCCGGCGCGCGGCGAAGGCTAGCCGCACCGCCATGCCCGCCTCGGTCTTCCGGATGCCAGCGACGAGGGCGCTCCGCGTCCGGCCGAGGTCGCTCTCCACGGAGAGCAGCGTTCCGCCATGCACGGTGATGGTGACGCGGATGTGGTTGCCGGACAGCGTCTTCATCAGCCAGTCACTGGCCCCGGTGCCGGTGACGCGCGAGGTGTAGCGCAGGCGCAACGTGAACGGGTCCGGCCGCTCCACCACGGGCGCGTCCCGCAGTTCGCGGTGGTGCACGGTGCGCAGGTGCTCGATGTCGAACGAGTTGGCCACCAGCGGCAGCCAGTCACAGCGCACGGTGACTTCGCGTCCGGTGCGCCAGGACAGGTCCGCGGCACCCACCTCCGGCGGAGGACAGAGGACCACGGGTCCGTTGAAGACGAGGATGGCGCCGTAGCGCTCCACCACGGGGAACGGCCGCTGTCCGGGCCTGCCGCCCACGTCCGCCTGGCAGGCGCCGCTGCCGTCGAAGCGCCAGTGGTGCAGCGGGCAGCGCAGACAGTCACCGACGACGGTGCCGCCCGCGAGGTGCGTGCCCATGTGCGCGCAGTGCGCGGACAGCGCGTGCGCGCCGCCGCCCTGTCCCCGGAAGAGCACCAGCTCCCTTCCGCCGAGGCTGAAGCCCATCACCTGTCCGCGCCGGAGCGACTCGGACGGGCACACGAGGTGCCACGCCCGGAGCCGGCCCGGCTCGGGTTGACGGACCGGGTCCGCCCACGCCACGACATTCACCGCCATGGCGCGAGGCTAACGGACGGTACGGCCCGCTCGCCACCCGCCCGAACACCGTCTGTCACCGCGCGC contains these protein-coding regions:
- a CDS encoding TVP38/TMEM64 family protein, which translates into the protein MAQSAKSWLRVLAPMLVSVGGLVMLRLLGPDFIDQKRIASVLEPFGDAAPLAYVAFLAIRPVTLLPGQLLTAVGGMMFGTLAATLYSLTGSFLSAMLLFGVARKLGTRPMKRLAGGKYPALVRAARRHDFLFALMACINPLCPTDVMLVAAAASGARLWPLLAGVMLGTIPGTFLTAQFGSGLAQGRTVMTAVSAVGLVVSLVLGVFIGRRFYKEINDAPEEDPDAPAHAASGAAQDDSPGTPVRPGHSKQDGVPATW
- a CDS encoding AraC family transcriptional regulator, coding for MSQPLCAYETPDSPHARPPGIERFFIHGRRFAADMHDHPVWEIGLLEAGVVTTETDSRLYTQGAGSHGALFFVPPGAPHAASADPRHLPMLRSLHLEPRVVTRALEGLSRIPLRLPSEVTALEDARAAHSFLRFHQRLGEGASALEWETWLVEALVDLFVLHDGEAVLYPVGLEARAVRRAREYLHAHANERVSLEDLSGAVGLSKYHLARVFARETGLPPHTYVQRLRLARALPLLRQGAPAGEVAYELGFADQAHFARTFKDSYGLTPRAYARGA
- a CDS encoding LysR family transcriptional regulator encodes the protein MDLFAGILPFLHVAEERSFRKAAERLGVTTAAVSKAVRKLEEDVGARLLERTSRQVALTPEGAEFLERAREAVAQVRAARETVARAQQAPRGPLTVTLTHILAPVVLPRLARLQARYPQLTLHVRLDDRFSRMVDEHIDVAIRVGGLEDSSLVARRLLSTRWVTLVAPAHLARHGTPTHPEDLARHPCLKFVDPRGLAREWVFRRAPGGPPEVVRTHLAMDVNHGPALLDLAAAGAGLCQVLDFMLDERARDGRLVEVLAEHSAEGPPVHALCLPGRQSVPRVQALLHLLSEELRPGGRA
- a CDS encoding SMP-30/gluconolactonase/LRE family protein, translated to MKASSVSILGSALCILACGGVLGCSEKEEPQPTPSRDGVTEIVLPGNDFYPEGIAASADNTLYVGSLMTGQIVRVRPGSSEAEEFVAPRSIVTGTVGLHVQEDKQYLWLCSNVFGTSNAPELIAVSLSTGQAVHRHVFPAQEGAGSGFCNEIAQDKAGNLYATDSFLGRIVRVPSGKLDTDNPAEVWARSDAFYGPQGQFGLNGLTYDGASTLYAVKTADGKLFRIPIGAGGAAGTVQEVVLDRPLAGPDGLKYSASAGLVVSEQYATAVSRIALSTDGRGTVTKLLEGLKDPTSVELAEGSAWVSESQLTHLTSANPPPLTLPFYVRRVSLPQQ
- a CDS encoding patatin-like phospholipase family protein; protein product: MTDRPATLVLSGGGAKGAFQVGAERVLREVHGFQWERVFGVSVGALNATLVAQQAYKELNDIWLNIRESDVYRRFPWAVIAIRIGLLRKLGLYDGTPLRDFILKNATGRPYVVPAHVGRVSLTSGLYELVSSDAKDFLDAVWQSATMPVIWEPIGSTYLVDGGLRNVTPLGDALEYGPTEIVVISCSSQKVEPAKAPNNILDVAVRALTDITINEILLNDVETFIRINDIVRQAYDEGVSLRRPDGTPYRYCRITVIEPAKPLGNTLDFSPEMIRMRMRHGEEMARSAMQPTGVGPGERAPQQPGPYSVPPLHA
- a CDS encoding HEAT repeat domain-containing protein, translated to MRDDDDLHQQRHGARPDDLASLRRLDAAMVRAGFRVAGKTVREWVADFARVRARWFDNGEAVSHVIAAGLGAVPVLVDTLRAKRLDVPPKADSSVRAQCIEALGSIEPLPTCAIPALLETLRTPSARVRWMVLAVLERMRPRPTAAVIRALLPCLQDKHDAQSRSRAARVLAQVDGALPAEVRRAAMARLMDSDRSVRRQALQVLGRFPGDAEVLTALEEQALLDDVNRLEALRILADLEPSRAFPLLLDVARRAAEDRPGDQRLGQMDAFVTVLARREEGMRALLLIARLGERAVSTLPELVGLRSLTPMATYANAAIDDLARDVLRRRAPPLAPERFHGAHVTALLRDVPPPREPDETPGKALARWAEDLREQGPDLIVRVALAAARRVLGLWEYQQPNTEGVRRAVMAMDRWVCQPAEALVQDARLAGYTVPSQFSSPDAFSAAWSVTYATRCLPSDAPGDAQREENEGDALGACVNAACRALSRQSVITWALGSSEESPTPLQPRQAAQEVRRAILDEVLPWALGTWDPVKDVVRLADTLRAGGAP
- a CDS encoding NADPH-dependent F420 reductase, with protein sequence MKIAILGTGIVGETLGSKLVEVGHEVRMGSRTANHEKAVAWTKKAGARASQGTFADAAAFAELVFNCTSGTASLEALKLAGEKNLNGKVLVDVANPLDFSKGFPPTLSVCNTDSLGEQLQRAFPDVKVVKSLNTVTASVMVNPAKLPAPTDIFVAGNDAGAKKQVTQLLTEGFGWKRVVDLGDITASRATEGHMFMWLRLYGAFGNADFNVQIVRA